In one window of Tumebacillus algifaecis DNA:
- a CDS encoding VOC family protein, with translation MSIDAYLNFNGNCREAVEFYTDVFGAEKPQLMTFADMPPHPDYPLAEESKQLIMHTQLTIGGSRVMFSDVMPEMPFVVGNNISLAFVTDNKDDIQSAFEKLKVGGTVNMELQETFWSKYFGMVTDKFGVGWQLNLNVEE, from the coding sequence GTGTCTATTGATGCTTATCTGAATTTTAATGGAAATTGCCGTGAAGCGGTGGAGTTTTACACCGATGTTTTCGGTGCTGAGAAACCTCAACTCATGACATTTGCAGACATGCCGCCGCATCCCGATTATCCGCTCGCTGAAGAATCAAAACAACTGATCATGCACACTCAGCTGACCATCGGCGGAAGCAGAGTGATGTTTTCAGACGTAATGCCCGAGATGCCTTTTGTAGTTGGCAACAACATCAGCTTGGCTTTTGTAACGGACAACAAGGATGATATTCAATCCGCCTTTGAAAAGCTGAAAGTAGGCGGCACTGTTAATATGGAACTGCAAGAAACGTTCTGGAGCAAATACTTCGGCATGGTGACCGATAAATTTGGCGTGGGCTGGCAATTGAACTTGAACGTTGAGGAGTAA
- a CDS encoding MFS transporter, with protein MSTATTEKLPSPFKNRNFTMLYFGQMVSLFGDWFKTIALISVIYAIVPTASSIGGLFIASVLPVLFGGIMMGPFVDRWNKKRLMIWVDILRTISTLGIVAGVMMENIWVIYACISFGAFASAAFAPARTSMIPEILKEQNLIAATSSFALLNSTMMVLASAIGGFLTQWVGAVNILYFDAFSYLVSAVFIALIKYTPMEKKSAARLPYLQQVKEGIEYVKKCPQLVSVFWLQFFRDFCLGFIYILFPLYVLNELQAGDAGVGIGYSVTAVAYIIGAVLLKQYFKKRKFDDSSYFKIYFPSNMLYGIGLGCMFIIHNWYLFFAVMLLANIFQSKVNVITETSLMTYSKPELRGRVVATWLSMSRLAYGISLPLFSIIGGYIPSAIGGWMLAAICVVSAAVLFLWLKGKLYRESVGEETQAV; from the coding sequence ATGTCTACAGCGACGACGGAGAAATTGCCGTCTCCGTTTAAAAATCGCAATTTTACCATGCTCTATTTCGGGCAGATGGTCTCCTTGTTTGGCGACTGGTTTAAAACGATCGCGCTGATTTCGGTGATCTATGCCATCGTGCCTACCGCCTCCTCGATCGGAGGTCTGTTCATCGCCAGTGTCCTGCCGGTGCTGTTCGGTGGCATTATGATGGGGCCGTTTGTCGATCGCTGGAACAAGAAGCGCTTGATGATTTGGGTAGACATCCTGCGTACGATCTCGACGCTTGGGATCGTTGCGGGTGTGATGATGGAGAACATCTGGGTGATCTACGCCTGTATCTCGTTTGGCGCGTTCGCATCGGCCGCCTTCGCTCCGGCGCGGACCTCGATGATTCCCGAGATTTTGAAGGAGCAAAACTTGATCGCAGCCACTTCGTCGTTTGCGCTGCTCAACTCGACCATGATGGTGCTGGCCAGCGCCATAGGTGGCTTTTTGACCCAGTGGGTCGGCGCTGTGAACATCCTGTATTTTGACGCGTTCTCTTATTTGGTATCGGCTGTGTTTATCGCGCTGATCAAGTACACCCCGATGGAGAAAAAGTCAGCGGCGCGCCTGCCTTATCTGCAACAGGTCAAAGAGGGGATCGAGTATGTAAAAAAATGCCCGCAATTGGTCAGCGTGTTCTGGCTGCAATTCTTCCGTGACTTCTGTCTCGGATTTATCTATATCCTGTTCCCGCTTTACGTCCTGAACGAACTGCAAGCGGGTGACGCGGGCGTCGGCATCGGTTACTCGGTGACGGCCGTCGCCTATATCATCGGGGCGGTCTTGCTCAAGCAGTATTTTAAAAAGCGCAAGTTTGACGACAGTTCGTATTTCAAGATCTACTTCCCATCCAACATGTTGTATGGGATCGGGCTTGGATGCATGTTTATCATTCACAACTGGTACTTGTTCTTCGCGGTGATGCTGCTCGCGAACATCTTCCAATCCAAAGTAAACGTGATCACAGAAACCTCGCTGATGACCTACTCGAAACCGGAACTGCGCGGACGAGTCGTGGCGACCTGGCTGTCGATGTCTCGGTTGGCGTACGGCATCTCCCTGCCGCTGTTTTCCATTATCGGCGGCTACATCCCGAGCGCCATCGGCGGCTGGATGCTGGCGGCGATCTGCGTCGTGTCGGCAGCGGTGCTATTCCTGTGGCTGAAGGGAAAACTGTACCGCGAGTCGGTGGGAGAAGAGACGCAGGCGGTGTAG